One segment of Arcanobacterium phocae DNA contains the following:
- the rpsC gene encoding 30S ribosomal protein S3: MGQKVNPTGFRLGITTEHRSKWFADSTKEGQRYRDYIEEDIKIRRKVENDLERAGISRVNIERRTERVVIDIHTARPGIVIGRRGAEADRLRQDLEKLTGKAVQLNILEVKNPEADAQLVAQGIAEQLAARVSFRRAMRKGIQSAQRAGAKGIRVQCSGRLGGAEMSRAEFYREGRVPLHTLRANIDYGFYEARTTFGRIGVKVWIYRGDVTDAEYYRSLAEAPRGRGGRGGERRGRRGDRPNRGARSNQSAEQKAAPATEAPATEPAKTQETEA; the protein is encoded by the coding sequence GTGGGACAGAAAGTAAACCCGACCGGTTTCCGTCTCGGTATCACCACCGAACATCGGTCGAAGTGGTTCGCTGACTCCACCAAGGAAGGTCAGCGCTACCGCGATTACATTGAAGAAGACATCAAGATTCGTCGCAAGGTAGAAAACGATCTTGAACGCGCGGGTATTTCCCGTGTGAACATCGAGCGTCGTACTGAGCGCGTCGTCATTGACATTCACACTGCTCGTCCGGGCATTGTTATTGGTCGCCGTGGCGCCGAAGCTGATCGTCTTCGCCAGGACCTCGAGAAGCTGACTGGCAAGGCCGTTCAGCTCAACATTCTCGAAGTCAAGAACCCAGAAGCTGATGCACAGCTTGTCGCTCAGGGTATTGCTGAGCAGCTAGCAGCACGCGTCTCTTTCCGTCGCGCTATGCGTAAGGGCATTCAGTCCGCACAGCGTGCAGGCGCTAAGGGTATCCGTGTTCAGTGCTCAGGTCGTCTTGGCGGCGCCGAAATGTCGCGGGCAGAATTCTACCGTGAAGGTCGAGTTCCACTGCACACCTTGCGCGCCAACATCGACTACGGTTTCTACGAGGCACGCACCACCTTCGGTCGCATTGGCGTGAAGGTATGGATTTACCGCGGTGACGTCACCGACGCCGAATACTACCGTTCACTTGCTGAAGCCCCACGTGGTCGTGGTGGACGTGGTGGCGAACGTCGTGGTCGTCGTGGCGATCGTCCAAACCGTGGTGCACGTTCGAACCAGTCTGCTGAGCAGAAGGCTGCTCCAGCAACTGAAGCTCCGGCAACTGAGCCGGCAAAGACCCAGGAAACGGAGGCCTGA
- the rplC gene encoding 50S ribosomal protein L3, with protein sequence MTKNITTAKVAPVKALLGTKLGMTQVWDENANLIPVTVVRVGKNVVTQVRTPEIDGYSAVQIASGELKAKNVTKPLKGHFEKAGVEPRRHVAEIRTVDAQEYSLGQEIGVETFEAGQTIDVIGKSKGKGFAGVMKRHGFAGVSASHGAHRNHRKPGSIGACSTPSRVFRGMRMAGRMGNARVTVQNLTIHAIDTENDLILVSGAIPGNKGGVVVIRTAVKGA encoded by the coding sequence ATGACCAAGAACATCACTACTGCTAAAGTAGCGCCAGTTAAGGCCCTGCTTGGCACCAAGCTCGGCATGACCCAGGTCTGGGATGAGAATGCAAACCTTATTCCAGTGACTGTCGTTCGTGTTGGTAAGAACGTTGTTACTCAGGTTCGTACACCTGAAATCGATGGCTATTCAGCTGTCCAGATTGCTTCTGGCGAGTTGAAAGCTAAGAACGTGACCAAGCCGCTCAAGGGACACTTTGAGAAGGCTGGCGTTGAGCCACGTCGTCACGTTGCAGAAATCCGTACTGTTGATGCGCAAGAGTATTCCTTGGGTCAAGAAATTGGCGTGGAAACTTTTGAAGCTGGCCAGACAATCGATGTTATCGGTAAGTCTAAAGGCAAGGGCTTCGCTGGTGTTATGAAGCGTCATGGCTTCGCTGGCGTGTCCGCTTCCCACGGTGCTCACCGTAACCACCGTAAGCCAGGCTCGATCGGCGCATGTTCCACCCCATCCCGCGTTTTCCGCGGTATGCGTATGGCTGGTCGCATGGGTAACGCTCGCGTCACAGTGCAAAATTTGACCATTCACGCCATTGATACCGAGAACGATTTGATTCTCGTATCTGGCGCTATCCCGGGTAACAAGGGTGGCGTCGTCGTGATCCGTACTGCCGTGAAGGGAGCCTGA
- the rplD gene encoding 50S ribosomal protein L4, whose protein sequence is MADLKVDILDTTGAKAGSVTLPAESFDLEINIPLIHQVVVAQLAAARQGTHKTKTRGEVRGGGVKPFKQKGTGRARQGSIRAPHFTGGGTVHGPQPRDYSQRTPKKMIAAALRQSLSDRARNGRIHVVTSIVESATPSTKAALNLVNKVVEDRSALVVLERNDETSVLSLRNLPEAHTIYVDQLNAYDVLVADDVIFTQAALDTFTGAHSKEETK, encoded by the coding sequence ATGGCAGACCTCAAGGTTGACATCCTCGACACCACAGGCGCTAAGGCCGGTTCGGTGACTCTCCCAGCAGAGTCATTCGATCTCGAGATTAACATTCCACTCATCCACCAGGTTGTTGTCGCTCAGCTTGCTGCTGCACGTCAGGGCACACATAAGACCAAGACCCGCGGTGAAGTCCGTGGTGGTGGTGTGAAGCCATTCAAACAGAAGGGTACTGGTCGCGCTCGCCAGGGTTCGATTCGTGCTCCTCACTTTACTGGTGGTGGAACCGTTCATGGCCCACAGCCACGCGATTACTCGCAGCGCACCCCAAAGAAGATGATTGCTGCTGCACTCCGTCAGTCTCTGTCTGACCGTGCACGTAACGGTCGTATTCACGTCGTTACCAGCATCGTTGAGTCCGCAACTCCATCAACGAAAGCTGCTCTCAACCTGGTTAACAAGGTTGTTGAAGATCGTAGCGCACTCGTTGTGCTAGAGCGCAACGATGAGACTTCGGTTCTCTCGCTACGTAACCTTCCAGAAGCACACACCATCTACGTTGATCAGCTCAACGCTTACGATGTGCTCGTTGCCGACGATGTCATCTTCACCCAAGCCGCTCTTGACACCTTCACCGGTGCACACAGCAAGGAGGAGACGAAGTGA
- the rplV gene encoding 50S ribosomal protein L22 → MEAKAQARYVRVTPQKARRVINEIRGMRALAAVDLLKFAPQAIATDVKKILESAMANARYAAEQTNERFDDADLIVTAAYVDEGPTMKRIQPRAQGRANRILKRTSHITVIVGDEKKGA, encoded by the coding sequence ATGGAAGCTAAGGCACAGGCACGTTATGTACGTGTAACGCCGCAGAAGGCACGTCGCGTGATCAACGAGATTCGTGGTATGCGTGCACTCGCAGCGGTCGACCTACTGAAGTTCGCACCACAAGCAATCGCTACTGATGTCAAGAAGATTCTTGAGTCGGCAATGGCAAATGCACGTTATGCTGCTGAACAAACAAATGAGCGTTTTGATGATGCTGATTTGATTGTTACCGCCGCATACGTTGATGAAGGTCCTACGATGAAGCGCATTCAACCACGCGCTCAGGGCCGTGCGAACCGTATTTTGAAGCGAACAAGCCACATCACCGTTATCGTCGGTGACGAGAAGAAGGGAGCCTGA
- the rplP gene encoding 50S ribosomal protein L16, whose product MLIPRRTKYRKQHRPTRSGMSKGGNQIAFGEYGIQALEPAYVTNRQIEAARIAMTRHVKRGGKVWINIFPDRPLTKKALGLRMGSGKGPVETWVANVKPGRIMFELAGVPENLAREAMERAMHKLPMKTRFVTREDGE is encoded by the coding sequence ATGCTCATTCCCCGCCGCACAAAGTACCGCAAGCAGCATCGTCCGACTCGCTCGGGCATGTCTAAGGGCGGAAACCAGATTGCATTCGGTGAATACGGTATCCAGGCACTGGAGCCGGCATATGTTACCAACCGTCAGATTGAAGCAGCTCGTATTGCTATGACACGTCATGTTAAGCGTGGTGGTAAGGTATGGATTAATATCTTCCCAGATCGCCCGCTTACCAAGAAGGCTCTCGGTCTTCGTATGGGTTCCGGTAAGGGCCCAGTCGAGACTTGGGTTGCTAATGTGAAGCCAGGGCGCATCATGTTCGAACTTGCTGGCGTGCCAGAGAACCTAGCTCGCGAAGCAATGGAGCGTGCAATGCACAAGCTCCCAATGAAGACCCGTTTTGTTACCCGTGAGGATGGTGAATGA
- the rpsJ gene encoding 30S ribosomal protein S10 — MAGQKIRIRLKSYDHEVIDNAAKKLVDEVTRTGASVVGPVPLPTEKNVFTVIRSPHKYKDSREHFEMRTHKRLIDIVDPTLKTIDTLRRLDLPADVSVEIKL; from the coding sequence ATGGCGGGACAAAAGATCCGCATCCGTCTGAAGTCTTATGACCATGAGGTCATCGACAACGCAGCGAAAAAGCTCGTCGACGAAGTTACCCGTACAGGAGCGTCGGTCGTGGGCCCAGTGCCGTTGCCGACCGAGAAGAACGTTTTCACGGTCATTCGCTCGCCCCACAAGTACAAGGACAGTCGCGAACACTTCGAAATGCGTACGCATAAGCGACTGATCGACATTGTCGATCCGACTCTGAAGACCATTGACACGCTCCGCCGTCTGGATCTTCCAGCCGACGTAAGCGTCGAGATCAAGCTCTGA
- the rplB gene encoding 50S ribosomal protein L2: MGIRKYKPTTPGRRGASVADFAEITRSTPEKSLLRPLSKTGGRNNAGRITTRHKGGGHKRQYRVIDFRRHDKDGIPARVAHIEYDPNRTARIALLHYVDGEKRYILAPVNLKQGMMVENGPSADIKPGNNLPLRNIPVGTVIHAVELRPGGGAKIARSAGTSVQLVAKEGKYAQLRMPSGEIRNVDARCRATVGEVGNAEQSNVNWGKAGRMRWKGVRPTVRGVVMNPVDHPHGGGEGKTSGGRHPVSPWGKKEGRTRHPNKPSDKLIVRRRKTGKKR, from the coding sequence ATGGGAATTCGTAAGTACAAGCCGACGACACCAGGTCGTCGCGGTGCGAGCGTCGCCGACTTCGCTGAGATCACCCGATCGACGCCGGAGAAGTCGCTCCTGCGCCCGCTCTCTAAGACTGGTGGCCGCAACAATGCCGGCCGCATCACCACTCGCCACAAGGGCGGTGGACATAAGCGCCAGTATCGCGTGATTGACTTCCGTCGTCACGACAAGGACGGCATTCCAGCCCGTGTTGCTCACATTGAGTATGATCCGAACCGTACCGCTCGTATCGCTCTCCTACACTACGTAGACGGCGAAAAGCGTTACATTTTGGCTCCGGTTAATCTCAAGCAAGGCATGATGGTTGAGAACGGTCCGTCTGCTGACATCAAGCCAGGCAACAACTTGCCACTTCGTAACATTCCAGTTGGTACCGTGATCCACGCTGTGGAGTTACGTCCCGGCGGCGGAGCAAAGATTGCCCGCTCTGCTGGAACATCGGTTCAGCTCGTTGCTAAGGAAGGCAAGTACGCCCAGCTGCGTATGCCATCTGGTGAAATTCGTAACGTCGACGCGCGCTGCCGTGCAACTGTTGGCGAAGTTGGCAATGCTGAGCAATCCAATGTCAATTGGGGTAAAGCTGGCCGCATGCGGTGGAAGGGCGTTCGCCCAACTGTCCGTGGTGTTGTCATGAACCCGGTTGACCACCCACATGGTGGTGGTGAAGGTAAGACCTCTGGTGGTCGTCACCCAGTCTCACCATGGGGCAAGAAGGAAGGCCGTACACGCCACCCCAACAAGCCCAGCGACAAGCTCATTGTGCGCCGTCGCAAGACTGGCAAGAAGCGCTAA
- the rpsQ gene encoding 30S ribosomal protein S17 — protein MSEQEKLTDTTVRNHRKVRRGYVVSDKMDKTVVVEVEDRRKHPLYGKVMTRTKRVKAHDESNEVQVGDLVRIMETRPLSATKHFRVVEIIEKAK, from the coding sequence ATGAGCGAGCAAGAAAAGTTGACTGATACCACAGTGCGTAACCATCGCAAAGTGCGCCGTGGTTATGTAGTATCTGACAAGATGGACAAGACCGTTGTGGTCGAGGTCGAAGACCGTCGTAAGCATCCGCTTTACGGCAAAGTCATGACCCGTACCAAGCGCGTCAAGGCCCATGATGAATCTAACGAGGTCCAGGTTGGCGATCTCGTACGTATCATGGAAACCCGACCGTTGTCTGCGACCAAGCATTTCCGCGTGGTCGAGATTATCGAGAAGGCAAAGTGA
- the rpsG gene encoding 30S ribosomal protein S7, producing the protein MPRKGPARKRPLIADPVHGSTVVTQLINRVLLDGKKSTAERIVYGALEAVGEKTGQEPLAVLKRALDNIRPQLEVRSRRVGGATYQVPVEVKPGRANTLALRWLVDFSRGRREHTMLERLQNEIMDAANGLGAAVKRREDMHKMAEANRAFAHYRW; encoded by the coding sequence ATGCCACGTAAGGGTCCAGCGCGCAAGCGCCCACTCATTGCTGATCCGGTTCACGGCTCAACCGTCGTTACCCAGCTCATCAACCGCGTCCTTCTCGACGGCAAAAAGTCCACTGCAGAGCGTATCGTTTATGGCGCACTCGAAGCAGTTGGAGAAAAGACAGGTCAAGAGCCACTCGCTGTTCTTAAGCGCGCTCTAGACAATATTCGTCCCCAGCTTGAAGTGCGTTCCCGCCGCGTCGGTGGCGCAACATATCAGGTGCCGGTTGAGGTTAAGCCAGGCCGCGCTAATACTCTTGCACTTCGCTGGCTCGTTGATTTCTCTCGTGGACGCCGTGAGCACACCATGCTCGAGCGTTTGCAGAACGAAATTATGGACGCCGCGAATGGCCTCGGTGCTGCTGTAAAGCGTCGCGAGGACATGCACAAGATGGCCGAAGCGAACCGCGCATTTGCGCATTACCGCTGGTAA
- the rpsL gene encoding 30S ribosomal protein S12, translating into MPTIQQLVRKGRSSKASSSNTPALKASPQRRGVCTRVYTTTPKKPNSALRKVARVRLSSGIEVTAYIPGEGHNLQEHSIVLVRGGRVKDLPGVRYHIVRGALDTQGVKSRNQGRSKYGAKKEKK; encoded by the coding sequence GTGCCAACTATTCAGCAGCTGGTCCGTAAGGGCCGCTCCAGCAAGGCGAGTTCATCCAACACGCCGGCGCTGAAGGCTAGCCCGCAGCGTCGTGGCGTGTGCACCCGTGTGTACACCACAACCCCAAAGAAGCCTAACTCGGCTCTTCGTAAGGTTGCTCGTGTCCGTCTATCATCCGGTATCGAAGTTACCGCTTACATTCCGGGCGAAGGTCACAACCTCCAGGAGCATTCAATCGTGCTCGTTCGCGGTGGTCGTGTAAAGGACCTTCCAGGTGTGCGTTACCACATCGTTCGCGGTGCGCTTGATACCCAGGGTGTCAAGTCCCGTAACCAGGGTCGTTCCAAGTACGGTGCGAAGAAGGAGAAGAAGTAA
- the rpmC gene encoding 50S ribosomal protein L29, translating into MMAKGISTEELDKLTEVELAERLKEAKEELFNLRFSAVTHRLEDSGRLKEVRRNIARIYTIARERELGIRTAPTAKK; encoded by the coding sequence ATGATGGCTAAGGGCATCAGCACTGAAGAGCTAGACAAGCTCACTGAAGTTGAGCTCGCCGAGCGTCTGAAGGAAGCGAAGGAAGAACTCTTTAATCTTCGTTTCTCAGCCGTGACCCACCGTCTGGAAGATTCCGGTCGTCTGAAGGAAGTGCGTCGCAATATTGCCCGCATTTACACAATTGCCCGCGAGCGTGAGCTCGGAATTCGCACCGCTCCGACGGCTAAGAAGTGA
- the rplX gene encoding 50S ribosomal protein L24: protein MAKIKKGDLVQVIAGRDKGMQGTVLSVIPAEDRVIVEGVARVKKHTKVGRTDRGAATGGIETVEAPIHISNVALVGPDKKPIRVGFREVEVERDGRKKIMRERIGRRGGKEIEL from the coding sequence ATGGCGAAGATCAAGAAGGGTGACCTAGTTCAAGTAATCGCCGGACGTGACAAGGGCATGCAGGGAACAGTTCTTTCTGTTATCCCAGCTGAAGACCGTGTCATCGTCGAAGGCGTTGCCAGGGTTAAGAAGCACACCAAGGTTGGTCGTACTGACCGCGGTGCTGCTACTGGTGGCATTGAAACCGTCGAAGCTCCTATTCACATCTCGAACGTGGCCCTCGTTGGTCCAGATAAGAAGCCAATTCGCGTTGGCTTCCGTGAGGTTGAAGTAGAGCGTGACGGTCGTAAGAAGATCATGCGTGAACGTATCGGACGTCGCGGTGGAAAGGAAATCGAACTGTGA
- the tuf gene encoding elongation factor Tu, translating to MAKAKYDKSKPHMNIGTIGHVDHGKTTTTAAITKVLAEKYPELNEFTPFDQVDNAPEERQRGITINVSHVEYQTEKRHYAHVDAPGHADYIKNMITGAAQMDGAILVVAATDGPMAQTREHVLLARQVGVPQIIVALNKADMVDDEEILELVEMEVRELLSSQDYPGDDLPIVKISALKALEGDAEWSKSIEELMEAVDTYFDDPVRDLDKPFLMPIEDVFTITGRGTVVTGRAERGVLKLNEEVEILGIRAPQKTTVTGIEMFHKQMDYAEAGENCGLLLRGTKREEVERGQVVAKPGTITPHTNFEAQVYVLGKDEGGRHNPFFSNYRPQFYFRTTDVTGVITLPEGTEMVMPGDNTDMSVELIQPIAMEEGLGFAIREGGRTVGSGRVTKIIK from the coding sequence GTGGCAAAGGCCAAGTACGACAAGTCCAAGCCGCATATGAACATCGGCACCATCGGTCACGTTGATCACGGAAAGACGACGACGACCGCTGCGATTACCAAGGTTCTAGCGGAAAAGTACCCAGAACTGAACGAGTTCACCCCGTTCGACCAGGTTGACAATGCTCCAGAAGAGCGTCAGCGTGGTATTACCATCAACGTTTCCCACGTTGAATACCAGACCGAAAAGCGTCACTACGCACACGTTGACGCCCCAGGCCACGCCGATTACATCAAGAACATGATTACCGGTGCTGCACAGATGGACGGCGCAATTCTCGTTGTCGCCGCCACCGACGGCCCAATGGCGCAGACCCGCGAGCACGTTCTTCTTGCTCGCCAGGTTGGCGTTCCACAGATCATCGTTGCCCTTAACAAGGCTGACATGGTCGACGATGAGGAAATCCTCGAGCTCGTCGAAATGGAAGTTCGCGAACTTCTTTCCTCCCAGGATTACCCGGGCGACGATCTCCCAATCGTCAAGATCTCCGCTCTCAAGGCGCTTGAAGGCGACGCTGAGTGGTCCAAGTCCATCGAAGAGCTCATGGAAGCAGTCGATACCTACTTCGACGATCCAGTACGTGACCTTGACAAGCCATTCCTCATGCCAATCGAGGACGTCTTCACGATTACCGGTCGTGGAACCGTTGTCACCGGCCGTGCAGAGCGTGGCGTTCTCAAGCTCAACGAGGAAGTCGAAATCCTCGGTATCCGCGCCCCACAGAAGACCACTGTTACTGGAATCGAAATGTTCCACAAGCAGATGGACTACGCTGAGGCCGGCGAGAACTGTGGTCTCTTGCTTCGTGGTACCAAGCGTGAAGAAGTTGAGCGTGGACAGGTTGTTGCCAAGCCGGGCACCATCACGCCACACACCAACTTCGAAGCTCAGGTCTACGTACTCGGCAAGGATGAAGGTGGACGTCACAACCCATTCTTCTCCAACTACCGCCCACAGTTCTACTTCCGTACCACTGACGTCACCGGCGTGATCACCCTTCCAGAGGGCACCGAAATGGTTATGCCAGGCGACAACACCGACATGTCGGTTGAGCTTATCCAGCCAATCGCTATGGAAGAGGGCCTCGGCTTCGCTATCCGCGAGGGTGGCCGTACCGTTGGTTCAGGTCGAGTCACCAAGATCATCAAGTGA
- the fusA gene encoding elongation factor G, producing MAHEVLTDLKKVRNIGIMAHIDAGKTTVTERILFYTGINYKLGETHDGASTTDWMEQEKERGITITSAAVTSFWKGHQINIIDTPGHVDFTVEVERSLRVLDGAVAVFDGKEGVEPQSETVWRQADKYNVPRICFINKMDKMGADFYFSVQTLKDRLHATPIIMELPIGAESDIAGVVDLLNMKALRFPEKDDKGNATMGSLVVEEEIPADLLEKAEEYRSALVEQVAENDEDLLDKYLGGEEPTIDELKVVIRRMTIAGEGFPVYCGSAYKNIGIQPVLDAVVDFLPSPLDVGEVKGVDPRDEEVELVRQPDEKEPFAALAFKIAVHPFFGRLTYVRVYSGKMDAGSQVLNATKGKKERIGKIFQMHSNKENPVDTAHAGHIYAVIGLKDTTTGDSLTDLNHPISLESMTFPEPVIHVAVEPKSKADQEKLGIAIQKLAEEDPTFTVRLDEESGQTVIGGMGELHLDIIIDRMRREFKVEANVGAPMVAYRETIRATAKSIDYTHKKQTGGSGQFAKVIVTFEPLEENEEGKTYEFVDAVTGGRVPREYIPSVDAGIQAAMENGVLAGFPMVNVKATLEDGAYHDVDSSEMAFKIAGQMVFREGAKRAKPVILEPVMDVEVRTPEEYMGDVIGDLNSRRGLISSMEDATGVKIVRALVPLSEMFGYIGDLRSKTQGRAVYSMQFAKYQEVPKAVADEIIQKTRGE from the coding sequence ATGGCACACGAAGTGCTTACCGACCTTAAAAAGGTCCGTAACATCGGAATTATGGCGCACATTGACGCGGGTAAAACCACTGTCACTGAGCGTATCCTCTTCTACACCGGTATTAACTACAAGCTCGGTGAAACACATGATGGCGCATCCACAACTGACTGGATGGAGCAGGAAAAAGAGCGCGGTATTACAATTACCTCCGCTGCTGTTACCTCCTTCTGGAAGGGCCATCAGATCAACATCATTGACACCCCTGGACACGTTGACTTCACCGTTGAGGTGGAGCGTTCACTCCGTGTTCTCGACGGTGCAGTCGCTGTCTTCGACGGTAAAGAAGGTGTTGAGCCACAGTCTGAAACCGTTTGGCGTCAGGCTGACAAGTACAACGTTCCACGTATCTGCTTCATCAACAAGATGGATAAGATGGGTGCGGATTTCTACTTCTCCGTCCAGACTCTAAAGGATCGTCTCCACGCCACCCCGATTATCATGGAACTGCCGATTGGTGCAGAGTCTGATATCGCGGGTGTTGTCGATCTTCTTAACATGAAAGCATTGCGCTTCCCAGAGAAGGACGATAAGGGCAACGCTACTATGGGTAGCCTTGTTGTGGAAGAAGAGATTCCGGCAGACCTCCTCGAGAAAGCTGAAGAATATCGTTCTGCGCTTGTCGAGCAGGTTGCCGAGAACGACGAAGATCTTCTTGACAAGTACCTCGGCGGCGAAGAACCAACCATTGACGAGCTCAAGGTCGTCATTCGTCGCATGACGATTGCTGGCGAAGGTTTCCCAGTTTACTGCGGTTCGGCATACAAGAATATTGGCATCCAGCCAGTTCTTGACGCTGTTGTTGACTTCCTTCCATCTCCACTTGACGTGGGCGAGGTTAAGGGTGTTGACCCACGTGACGAAGAAGTTGAACTTGTTCGTCAGCCAGATGAGAAGGAACCATTCGCCGCTCTTGCATTCAAGATTGCAGTTCACCCATTCTTCGGTCGTCTCACCTATGTCCGCGTCTACTCTGGAAAGATGGATGCCGGTTCGCAGGTTCTGAATGCAACCAAGGGTAAGAAGGAGCGTATTGGAAAGATTTTCCAGATGCACTCCAATAAGGAAAACCCGGTAGATACTGCTCACGCAGGCCACATCTACGCAGTAATCGGTCTTAAAGACACCACCACTGGTGATTCCTTGACAGATCTCAACCACCCAATTTCGCTTGAATCGATGACGTTCCCGGAGCCAGTGATCCACGTCGCCGTCGAGCCAAAGTCGAAAGCGGATCAGGAAAAGCTTGGTATCGCTATCCAGAAGCTTGCAGAAGAGGACCCAACCTTTACTGTTCGCTTGGATGAAGAGTCCGGCCAGACCGTTATCGGTGGTATGGGAGAACTTCACCTTGACATCATTATCGATCGTATGCGTCGTGAGTTCAAGGTTGAGGCTAATGTTGGTGCACCAATGGTTGCTTATCGTGAGACGATTCGTGCTACGGCAAAGTCCATTGATTATACCCACAAGAAGCAGACCGGTGGTTCCGGTCAGTTCGCTAAGGTTATTGTTACCTTCGAGCCTCTTGAGGAAAACGAAGAGGGCAAGACTTACGAGTTTGTTGACGCTGTGACCGGTGGCCGCGTGCCACGCGAGTACATTCCGTCCGTTGATGCTGGTATTCAGGCTGCTATGGAAAACGGTGTTCTCGCCGGCTTCCCAATGGTGAACGTGAAGGCCACACTTGAAGACGGTGCGTACCACGACGTCGACTCCTCCGAAATGGCGTTCAAGATCGCTGGTCAGATGGTGTTCCGCGAAGGCGCTAAGCGCGCTAAGCCAGTCATCCTCGAACCAGTGATGGACGTGGAGGTTCGTACTCCAGAAGAGTACATGGGAGATGTCATCGGCGATCTCAACTCTCGCCGTGGTCTGATCTCCTCGATGGAGGACGCGACTGGTGTCAAGATCGTTCGCGCTCTCGTCCCGCTTTCCGAAATGTTCGGATACATTGGTGACTTGCGTTCAAAGACGCAGGGTCGCGCGGTGTACTCCATGCAGTTCGCGAAGTACCAGGAAGTCCCGAAGGCTGTTGCCGACGAGATCATCCAGAAGACCCGTGGCGAGTGA
- the rplN gene encoding 50S ribosomal protein L14, which yields MIQQESRLKIADNTGAKEILCIRVLGGSGKRYAGIGDTIVATVKDAIPGGNVKKGDVVKAVVVRAKKSTRRADGSYIRFDENAAVILKNENEPRGTRIFGPVARELRDKKFMRIVSLAPEVI from the coding sequence ATGATCCAGCAGGAGTCGCGGCTTAAGATCGCCGACAACACCGGTGCTAAGGAAATCCTCTGCATCCGCGTGCTTGGCGGTTCTGGCAAGCGCTACGCCGGAATTGGCGACACGATTGTCGCCACCGTCAAGGATGCTATTCCTGGCGGAAATGTAAAGAAGGGCGACGTCGTCAAGGCGGTCGTCGTCCGCGCAAAGAAGAGCACTCGTCGCGCTGACGGCTCATATATTCGTTTCGACGAAAATGCAGCTGTCATCCTGAAGAACGAGAACGAGCCACGTGGTACCCGTATCTTCGGCCCCGTTGCTCGTGAGCTTCGTGATAAGAAGTTCATGCGTATCGTTTCATTGGCACCGGAGGTGATCTGA
- the rpsS gene encoding 30S ribosomal protein S19: MPRSLKKGPFVDEHLMKKVDDQNEKGTKNVIKTWSRRSVITPDFLGHTFAVHDGRKHVPVFVTESMVGHKLGEFAPTRTFRSHEKDDRKGRRR, encoded by the coding sequence ATGCCGCGTAGTTTGAAAAAGGGCCCGTTCGTTGACGAACACCTTATGAAAAAGGTTGACGATCAGAACGAAAAGGGTACCAAGAACGTTATCAAGACCTGGTCCCGTCGGTCGGTTATTACCCCCGACTTCCTAGGTCACACCTTTGCAGTCCACGACGGCCGCAAGCATGTTCCGGTGTTCGTCACCGAATCCATGGTCGGCCACAAGCTCGGCGAATTCGCTCCTACTCGTACTTTCCGTAGTCACGAGAAGGACGACCGCAAGGGCCGCCGCCGCTAA
- the rplW gene encoding 50S ribosomal protein L23, translating into MTQYAAFHNKDPRDVILAPVATEKSARGEDEGKYTFLVHPSANKTEIKIAIEKIFGVKVESVNTQNRAGKTRRTRNGIGRRKATKRAIVTLREGTIDIYGEIVG; encoded by the coding sequence GTGACTCAGTACGCAGCGTTCCACAACAAGGATCCGCGTGACGTCATTCTTGCCCCAGTAGCAACTGAAAAGTCAGCTCGTGGCGAGGATGAAGGAAAGTACACCTTCTTGGTGCACCCATCCGCGAACAAGACGGAAATCAAGATCGCCATCGAGAAAATCTTTGGTGTCAAGGTTGAGTCCGTGAATACTCAGAATCGTGCAGGCAAGACTCGCCGCACTCGCAACGGCATCGGCCGTCGCAAGGCAACCAAGCGAGCCATTGTCACCCTCCGTGAGGGCACGATCGACATCTACGGCGAGATCGTCGGCTAA